Proteins co-encoded in one Dasypus novemcinctus isolate mDasNov1 chromosome 6, mDasNov1.1.hap2, whole genome shotgun sequence genomic window:
- the LOC101421888 gene encoding ras-related protein Ral-A-like, with protein MAANKPKGQNSLALHKVIMVGSGGVGKSALTLQFMYDEFVEDYEPTKADSYRKKVVLDGKEVQIDILDTAGQEDYAAIRDNYFRSGEGFLCVFSITEMESFAATADFREQILRVKEDENVPFLLVGNKSDLEDKRQVSVEEAKNRADQWNVNYVETSAKTRANVDKVFFDLMREIRARKMEDSKEKNGEKKRKCLAKRIRERCCIL; from the coding sequence ATGGCTGCAAATAAACCCAAGGGTCAGAATTCTTTGGCCTTACACAAAGTCATCATGGTGGGCAGTGGTGGTGTGGGGAAGTCTGCCCTGACTCTCCAGTTCATGTATGATGAGTTTGTGGAGGACTATGAGCCTACCAAAGCAGACAGCTATCGGAAGAAGGTAGTGCTGGATGGAAAGGAAGTCCAGATTGATATCTTAGATACCGCTGGGCAGGAGGACTATGCTGCAATTAGAGACAACTACTTTCGAAGTGGGGAGGGTTTCCTCTGTGTGTTCTCTATTACAGAAATGGAATCCTTTGCAGCCACAGCTGACTTCAGGGAACAGATTTTAAGAgtaaaagaagatgaaaatgttcCATTTCTGCTGGTTGGTAACAAATCAGATTTAGAAGACAAAAGGCAGGTTTCTGTAGAAGAGGCAAAAAACAGAGCCGATCAGTGGAATGTTAACTATGTGGAAACATCTGCTAAAACACGAGCTAATGTTGAcaaggtcttttttgatttaatGAGGGAAATTCGAGCCAGAAAGATGGAAGACAGCaaggaaaagaatggagaaaagaagaggaaatgtttaGCCAAGAGAATCAGAGAAAGATGCTGCATTTTATAA